From Syngnathus scovelli strain Florida chromosome 14, RoL_Ssco_1.2, whole genome shotgun sequence, one genomic window encodes:
- the cfap99 gene encoding uncharacterized protein cfap99 produces the protein MAKSYGSLVKKAVVLIDQFPASKKDLDDYIEDASKDLEDMELQRQEFVLLTVSGCIEQKKILDIIINSFYNRDGKYLSNYFRSQFVVICYLSLFHLDDIGLRAFSNIVTSLNNNEIMHRFLSFFFRNLTTWIGTELSCIYESEFVKNHWLDPLLRKRSKIEMFLNKLVADEPDSPSKTTKPIGFSFCNRKSPSRPQPEICPAPEKYMPVRSVPNSMYTIPKEVQVLDELKQRNQQMTEELLYEANLTAFKCARPQKSEQTKRAMAKLKEELDSKHKFNRAFKSQPFPSNKKTWPVKLNSATILRQRALYDRKVEEEIQRIENLAGGGYEPSSFLQWQKEMRDKDYQERSAIIDQKHADALINHLEIAIDRTKATELKKKAAQLKKEEMSQMKLKNAQKRIQEVNEKRDLVQQLSESCKKNPRKAKENLKTVKQSVVKQISEYSQALLRQAQEEAQAELDRKFQIVNELHTIEHCPVNRLKFDDTETAGHELLGEMSHAELKERLNFMKDADMNEVRKKRDCILEEKQKKQKLLLEEMDNINLHNKVMGMASVLRTEEEREAELRQQQTREKTVMARQTKLEEKKQEYKTMMKNLNKTKPKQAAVIENTETQSKASMKSKSARLKKKINWEQLEQSLEEYIERQDSQFVLMLDELCKMEQSYGELVKEAIFLLDKFTAGRESLDDFIEDAAKELQDMEPESMKFILDLVSGCIEYKKLLDIVINPFVGQGGKLISKRYHNHFVVICYLTIFHFDDLGLKAFGNIVKSLDIKSMHNFLRFFFMNLTTWIQDEWNRVYDVAYVKDHWIDPLLRKRSEIEPLMEKLAAKVSGGMRLRKAPPKTTDPMEFSFYKHKPSFPRQLELSPPPDKYKQIPGSTYRTPRLSQLIEEIKQRNHEISEELLYEVNSREFGFARPRRTDCTQRLMYQLREDMESKMRLEAFNAKAPPPIVKDVLPFKLNTAAMLRRRVLHDRQVEDKLQRIENLVEGGNEPSVFLQKEKEMLMKDHQDFLAKIEQRHANVILSHWETVLARAQKVERNKKAARIIREETVKRTEQKAQEKLEEEKEKKVLVQQVTESHSNTQKATERVKKAKQSAVKDFAVYNQEIVRQAQEAAKLELTQKLELISEIHTMECFPNIRCNMFDRTEIAGHELLVEMSHAELKERLFLMKEAEAIEQKKKRALIQKEKHKKKKLLLGDMENINLHSRAMAMATMLRKEEEKKSKMELQKTVVQNKKVLALQKKIEEVKKECQKLKKNESNTAKTSKHSATHPDGTIKTHGKDGLKKINWEDLEQCLENYIDRKDSHIISQRGGAPSRNIFK, from the exons ATGGCAAAAAGCTATGGATCACTTGTCAAGAAGGCCGTTGTCCTGATTGACCAGTTCCCAGCTAGCAAAAAGGATCTGGACGACTATATTGAAGATGCTTCAAAAGATCTGGAG GACATGGAACTTCAGCGTCAGGAGTTTGTGCTCCTTACTGTTTCGGGATGTATTGAGCAAAAGAAGATACTGGACATAATTATCAATTCCTTCTATAACCGTGATGGGAAATACTTATCGAATTATTTTCGCAGCCAGTTTGTTG TGATTTGTTATCTCAGTCTATTCCACCTTGATGACATTGGACTTCGGGCTTTTAGCAACATTGTTACATCTCTGAACAATAATGAAATCATGCACAGG TTCCTGAGTTTCTTCTTTAGAAACCTCACCACTTGGATAGGAACAGAGTTGAGTTGTATTTATGAGTCTGAATTTGTGAAGAACCACTGGCTTGACCCACTGCTAAG GAAGCGCTCCAAGATTGAGATGTTCCTAAACAAGCTCGTAGCTGATGAGCCGGATTCTCCATCCAAAACCACTAAGCCTATAGGATTCTCTTTTTGTAATCGTAAATCGCCATCTCGACCTCAGCCTGAGATCTGCCCTGCGCCAGAAAAATACATGCCAGTAAGAAGT GTACCAAACAGCATGTACACAATTCCCAAAGAGGTTCAGGTATTAGATGAGCTCAAGCAAAGGAACCAACAAATGACAGAG GAGCTTCTGTATGAGGCTAACTTGACGGCATTTAAATGTGCAAGACCACAAAAGTCTGAACAAACAAAG AGAGCCATGGCCAAGCTGAAAGAAGAGCTGGACTCAAAACACAAGTTCAATAGAGCTTTTAAAAGTCAGCCTTTTCCAAGTAATAAG AAAACATGGCCAGTGAAACTCAACAGTGCCACAATCCTGCGACAGAGGGCGCTATATGACCGCAAAGTGGAGGAAGAGATACAGAG GATAGAGAATCTGGCAGGAGGTGGATATGAGCCCTCTTCTTTTCTTCAGTGGCAAAAAGAAATGCGTGACAAAGACTATCAAGAAAGGAGCGCAATAATTGATCAGAAGCATGCGGATGCACTAATCAACCATCTTGAGATTGCTATAGACCGCACAAAAGCAACAGAACTTAAAAAGAAGGCTGCTCAGCTCAAAAAAGAAGAG ATGTCTCAAATGAAACTGAAAAACGCACAGAAAAGAATTCAAGAGGTAAACGAAAAGCGAGACTTGGTACAACAATTGTCAGAAAGCTGTAAAAAGAACCCCCGAAAAGCAAAAGAGAACTTGAAGACGGTCAAGCAAAGTGTCG TAAAGCAAATCTCAGAATATTCTCAAGCGCTCCTTCGTCAAGCCCAAGAGGAAGCACAAGCAGAGCTTGACAGGAAGTTTCAAATCGTCAATGAACTCCACACAATTGAACATTGTCCTGTCAATAGGCTTAAATTTGATGACACAGAG ACTGCAGGTCATGAGCTGCTCGGCGAGATGTCCCACGCTGAGCTGAAGGAGCGTCTGAACTTCATGAAGGACGCAGACATGAATGAAGTGCGGAAGAAACGAGATTGCATCCTAGAGGAGAAACAGAAAAAGCAGAAGCTACTGTTGGAGGAAATGGACAATATTAACTTGCATAATAAAGTCATGGGAATGGCTTCTGTTCTCAG GACCGAAGAAGAAAGGGAAGCCGAGCTTAGACAGCAGCAGACTCGAGAGAAGACAGTCATGGCACGACAAACAAAGTTGGAAGAGAAAAAGCAAGAATATAAAACAATGATGAAAAATCTAAACAAGACCAAACCAAAGCAGGCAGCAGTAATTGAAAACACAGAGACCCAAAGCAAAGCGAGCATGAAATCCAAATCA GCTAGATTGAAGAAGAAGATCAACTGGGAGCAGTTGGAGCAGAGTTTGGAAGAGTATATCGAGAGGCAAGACTCTCAA TTTGTGTTGATGTTGGACGAATTGTGTAAAATGGAGCAAAGCTATGGAGAACTTGTGAAGGAGGCAATTTTCCTCCTGGACAAATTCACTGCAGGGAGAGAAAGTTTGGATGATTTTATAGAAGATGCAGCAAAGGAGCTGCAG GACATGGAACCTGAGTCTATGAAGttcattcttgatctcgtctctGGATGCATCGAGTACAAGAAGTTACTGGACATTGTCATCAATCCTTTCGTTGGCCAGGGTGGCAAACTTATATCCAAACGTTATCACAACCATTTTGTTG tCATCTGTTACCTCACCATATTCCATTTTGATGACCTTGGGCTAAAGGCTTTCGGCAATATTGTCAAATCTCTGGACATTAAAAGCATGCACAAT TTCCTGAGGTTCTTCTTCATGAACCTCACAACTTGGATACAAGATGAGTGGAATCGTGTCTATGATGTTGCATATGTGAAGGACCACTGGATTGACCCCTTGCTCAG GAAGCGCTCAGAGATTGAACCACTTATGGAGAAGCTTGCTGCCAAAGTGTCTGGAGGAATGCGCTTACGCAAAGCTCCACCCAAAACTACTGACCCGATGGAGTTCTCCTTTTACAAACATAAACCATCATTTCCACGTCAGCTTGAACTCAGCCCTCCACCGGATAAATACAAACAA ATACCTGGCAGCACATACAGGACTCCAAGATTGTCCCAGCTCAtagaagaaataaaacaaaggaACCATGAAATATCTGAG GAGCTGCTGTATGAGGTTAATTCGAGAGAGTTTGGATTTGCCAGACCAAGAAGAACTGATTGCACACAG CGACTGATGTACCAGTTAAGAGAAGATATGGAATCAAAAATGCGGTTGGAAGCATTTAATGCTAAGGCACCTCCTCCCATAGTTAAG GATGTCCTTCCTTTCAAACTCAATACAGCAGCCATGCTGAGGCGGCGGGTACTTCATGACCGCCAAGTGGAGGACAAGCTGCAGAG AATAGAGAATCTGGTGGAAGGAGGAAACGAGCCTTCAGTTTTTCTACAGAAGGAGAAGGAAATGCTCATGAAAGACCATCAGGATTTTTTGGCAAAGATTGAGCAGAGGCACGCCAATGTTATTCTGAGTCATTGGGAAACCGTTTTGGCTCGTGCACAAAAAGTAGAACGTAACAAGAAGGCCGCGCGGATCATACGAGAAGAG ACAGTTAAGCGGACTGAACAAAAAGCCCAGGAAAAGTtggaggaagaaaaagaaaagaaagtattAGTGCAACAAGTGACAGAGAGTCACAGCAACACCCAAAAAGCTACAGAGAGGGTGAAGAAAGCCAAGCAGAGCGCCG TCAAAGACTTTGCAGTGTACAATCAAGAGATTGTTCGGCAAGCACAAGAGGCGGCCAAGTTAGAGCTTACCCAGAAGTTGGAACTCATCAGTGAAATCCACACCATGGAATGTTTCCCCAACATCCGATGCAACATGTTTGATCGTACAGAG ATTGCAGGTCACGAGCTGCTGGTGGAGATGTCCCACGCTGAGTTGAAGGAGCGTCTGTTCCTCATGAAGGAAGCAGAGGCGATTGAGCAGAAGAAGAAACGAGCCCTCATCCAGAAGGAGAAGCATAAAAAGAAGAAGCTGCTGTTGGGGGACATGGAGAACATCAACCTACACAGTCGAGCCATGGCGATGGCCACCATGCTCAG gaaagaggaggagaagaaatcCAAGATGGAATTGCAGAAGACCGTAGTGCAGaacaaaaaggtcttggctctgCAAAAGAAGATTGAAGAGGTGAAGAAGGAGTGTCAAAAACTGAAGAAAAATGAAAGTAACACAGCCAAGACATCCAAGCATTCAGCGACACACCCCGATGGAACCATAAAGACCCATGGCAAA GATGGATTGAAAAAAATCAACTGGGAGGATTTGGAGCAATGCTTAGAAAACTACATCGATAGGAAAGACTCGCATATTATTTCTCAAAGAGGAGGAGCTCCCTCAAGAAATATATTCAAATGA